A stretch of DNA from Cryptococcus neoformans var. neoformans JEC21 chromosome 13 sequence:
CTGAATTTCAAGTCACTTCCAATATTGGTCGTCATCAGGAACTTAGCATGCAAACGAAAAACATATTTCCAATagaagaaaaacaaaagagCGAAAGCGATAAAAACTAATAAATGTGAATAAGAGATTCGAGCCTTTCGAATAAACTTGCGCCGCCTACCCCTaaccttcttttctcttcgaCTCAGTAATGATTACCCtgcccatcttcatccctcaCCCGCCATTTCCTGTTATCTAGATGTTGCGAACGACCCCTCATAGCTACATATTGACATTTGTCATAAAAACAGATTTCCAAGAAcgggaaaaagggaaagacaaAAAATTAAATGAAGGTACTTGATCTGGCCGATGATGGGAGCAGTTTACTTGGATTCTTTGGGTCCGGGAGCGTACTCTTCCTGCCCTGGAGGGTGGGCAATGTCCATCTTGGTTCGCACGTTGTAGAATACCTTGAGGAACTGTACACACAACCATCAGTTTGAAACTGGTCAATTGAGCGGGAAAAGGTGATATACCTTGGTCCTCGCACCTTGCGCCGAGATACCATTGTCCTGCAGATCCTGATCTGTCATCAACACCATGTCGTTCCAGTTGGACTTTTCAAAGTTGGGCGTATATTTCTAACGGTTCCCGTCATCAGCATCCAAATCATACCGATAGACTCTCAAATGTGGATAAGTTAAAGACTCACATGCAATCTGAGAACTCTCAGCCAGTTGGGCACATCCTCCAAAATCCtcacatccacatcttcgGGTCCTGCCACACCAGcgccaccaccagcacctccaccaccagtCTGTTGACCAGGTGCGGGGGAGTGGGACTTCATAGGGTTGGGACTTCGCCTTCCAAGCTGgtgctgttgttgatgttggTTGTGGTGTTGGTTAAGATGCGAAGACTGGTCTCGACTGGCGCCACGTCGAGACGGGTTCAACCCCGGCTGAAGGCTAGACGCGGAGACGTTGAACGGCGAGTATTGGGAGTTTTGGAGTTGTTGTTGCATAGCGAGCATCTGCGCCGCTTGGGCTTGTGCGGCAGTCAAACCGTTTAAGCCAGGGTTCACACCTCCCAATCCTGCAAGGTTGTAGTTCAGTCCGAGATTAGCCAACGTTGCGGGATCGGCACCGATACCCAAGCCGCCCAAACCAAACTGATCCACAAGAGGCGAGCGTCCCGCTGTTCCAAATTGGTTAGGAAGAAGGCCAGAGGGTGTACCAGGCTGGGTAGTATGCGGATTGACAATCTCACCGTCGTCGTTGTATTGGCCTGAGACGTTACGAGAAGTCTGGCCGGAAGAGTAACCGCCAGTGGGCCGTCGATACTTGCGAGCATCATCAAGAGGAAGGTAACCAGGGTTGTTGAGCTGGAGGGTCGCCATGTTGAGAGCCTGAGAGAGGTCGGCGACGCTAGCAGGAGCGGTGAGCTTGCCATCATTGAAATTCTGTACAAGGGGGGTGTTGACCATGCTCGCCCAGCTGGCGTTATTCCCAAACGGACTGGCCATAGGGGACTCATGTCCGATACCCAAGCCAATACCGGGGCTACCAGCAGAAActcgaggagagcgagggAAGGCAGTGCTGTCACGGTGGAGGGATTCTCGAGGTTTACCCGAAAAGTCAGTAGACTTGGGTCGGGGTTCAGGAGTGGGCGACTTGCTTCGGCTACGGCCAGAAATGTTACTTTCCAAACCCGGAGATGTACCTCGCTCGATCACCTGATCAAGCTGACCTTGCCACCTGTCGTGCGGCTGGAGTGTACCAGGAGCGGAGATACGGTTCTGCCTTGCTTTCGCGGCCTTTGTTGCAGCATCATCTGGAGCGAGATAGTGCCCATTACCAGAAGAGCCAGTGAAACCGGCTCCGCCGCCTGCGGAGGGGGACTTGAGGTTCATATTGGACAGCTTGGACTCGACCTGAGTCTGGAAAGAGTTGTTACCGGAAAGGCtgggggagaggagagcagACATGGGGTCAGATTGGGACATGTGGTGG
This window harbors:
- a CDS encoding RNA binding protein, putative — encoded protein: MASHTLRPHRSPSPSPEPPVNLANPAKLTRQSLGPPTSGNSKGFGSLGLGPGLASPSSSSQPRHVSSSVAMGMGNRDSLSPRPSGVGSGRAVSATTGPRPSSEFIPTREAKTPEAEQIDQWFKHLANWEATLEEMAAASTDQNFTEELGAIEQWFRVLSEAERTAALYSLLQYSTPVQIRFFISVLHHMSQSDPMSALLSPSLSGNNSFQTQVESKLSNMNLKSPSAGGGAGFTGSSGNGHYLAPDDAATKAAKARQNRISAPGTLQPHDRWQGQLDQVIERGTSPGLESNISGRSRSKSPTPEPRPKSTDFSGKPRESLHRDSTAFPRSPRVSAGSPGIGLGIGHESPMASPFGNNASWASMVNTPLVQNFNDGKLTAPASVADLSQALNMATLQLNNPGYLPLDDARKYRRPTGGYSSGQTSRNVSGQYNDDGEIVNPHTTQPGTPSGLLPNQFGTAGRSPLVDQFGLGGLGIGADPATLANLGLNYNLAGLGGVNPGLNGLTAAQAQAAQMLAMQQQLQNSQYSPFNVSASSLQPGLNPSRRGASRDQSSHLNQHHNQHQQQHQLGRRSPNPMKSHSPAPGQQTGGGGAGGGAGVAGPEDVDVRILEDVPNWLRVLRLHKYTPNFEKSNWNDMVLMTDQDLQDNGISAQGARTKFLKVFYNVRTKMDIAHPPGQEEYAPGPKESK